From a region of the Lactuca sativa cultivar Salinas chromosome 4, Lsat_Salinas_v11, whole genome shotgun sequence genome:
- the LOC111877920 gene encoding serine/threonine-protein kinase AtPK1/AtPK6 translates to MNMNMGSTTAQQKKTLHSMLASKLNNLTIPPSSTDQDFDFADVFGPNSSSSTNPNPNPNLFIGDPQIIHNRSHSFIGPSPRYTLSKSLAFHHEFDLESSGEDDDLIKVEKEEEYEVEGKGRLDYKIVPGDFEIMRVIGKGSFGKVFQVRRKDRSVINGEGEAVIGDGIFAMKVMRKDTIIKNNHVDYMKAERDILTKVVHPFIVQLRYSFQTKTKLYLILDFINGGHLFFHLYRQGIFSEDQARVYTAEIVSAVSHLHQNGIVHRDLKPENILMDADGHVMLTDFGLAKEIDESSRSNSMCGTTEYMAPEILLSKGHNKNADWWSVGILLYEMLTGKPPFTHSNRKKLQEKIINEKVKLLPRLSGEAHSLLKGLLQKDPLMRLGSGARGGDDIKSHKWFRTINWKKLELRELQPKFKPDISGEDCTENFDKCWTGMPLDDSPAPTPTAGEHFHGYTYVAPNPWLSSPPNQPTPQDL, encoded by the exons ATGAACATGAACATGGGTTCAACAACAGCTCAGCAGAAGAAAACCCTACACTCGATGCTAGCAAGCAAGCTCAATAACCTCACAATTCCGCCATCATCAACTGATCAAGACTTCGATTTTGCCGATGTATTTGGCCCTAATTCATCATCTTCAACTAATCCTAATCCTAACCCTAACCTCTTCATAGGGGATCCCCAAATTATCCACAATCGATCCCACTCCTTCATTGGCCCTTCCCCTCGTTACACCCTCTCCAAATCCCTTGCTTTTCACCATGAGTTTGATCTCGAGAGCTCCGGAGAAGACGACGATCTAATCAAAGTCGAGAAAGAGGAGGAATACGAAGTTGAAGGGAAGGGTAGACTAGATTACAAGATCGTACCTGGGGATTTTGAAATAATGAGGGTTATTGGTAAAGGGTCTTTTGGCAAGGTATTTCAGGTGAGAAGGAAGGATAGGAGCGTGATTAATGGTGAGGGCGAGGCTGTGATTGGGGATGGGATATTCGCCATGAAAGTTATGCGGAAGGACACAATCATAAAAAATAATCATGTTGATTATATGAAGGCTGAAAGGGATATACTAACTAAAGTAGTTCATCCTTTCATTGTTCAGCTTCGTTATTCTTTTCAG ACAAAAACAAAGCTGTATTTGATCCTGGATTTTATAAACGGAGGCCATCTTTTCTTTCACTTATACCGACAAGGAATCTTCAG TGAGGATCAAGCAAGGGTGTATACTGCTGAGATAGTATCTGCTGTTTCACATCTTCACCAGAATGGAATTGTGCACCGAGACCTTAAACCTGAAAACATACTCATGGATGCTGATGGCCAT gttaTGCTGACTGATTTTGGTCTGGCAAAGGAGATTGATGAATCAAGCAGATCAAACTCAATGTGTGGGACCACAGAATACATGGCTCCTGAAATATTACTTTCTAAAGGCCATAACAAAAATGCAGATTGGTGGAGTGTTGGAATACTCTTGTATGAAATGCTAACTGGGaag CCACCGTTTACTCATTCAAACAGAAAGAAACTTCAGGAGAAGATCATCAATGAAAAAGTGAAGCTCTTACCACGATTAAGTGGTGAAGCTCACTCTTTGCTCAAAGGA tTGTTGCAGAAGGATCCTTTAATGAGGTTGGGAAGTGGAGCGAGAGGAGGTGATGATATTAAAAGCCATAAATGGTTTCGGACAATAAACTGGAAGAAATTGGAGTTGAGAGAGTTGCAACCAAAGTTCAAGCCAGATATCAGTGGAGAAGATTGCACTGAAAATTTTGACAAATGTTGGACAGGAATGCCCCTGGATGACTCACCAGCTCCTACACCAACAGCGGGTGAACATTTCCATGGTTACACCTACGTGGCACCTAACCCTTGGCTTTCATCTCCTCCTAACCAACCAACCCCTCAAGATTTGTGA
- the LOC111877895 gene encoding uncharacterized protein LOC111877895 → MGDKTDPNTTKIIHPVYIVANIQNKVRILDGKKVTYSSWVKLFKLHACGYKVLSHIDGTTPPAKTDEDYESWSEIDAIVLQWIYGTLSDDLLTRVLEPDSIAYEAWTRIQNIFLNNKGSRAADLEHEFNNLTLRAMPSLEDYC, encoded by the coding sequence ATGGGTGACAAAACCGATCCTAACACCACCAAAATCATCCATCCCGTTTACATTGTTGCAAACATTCAAAACAAAGTCAGAATCCTGGATGGAAAGAAGGTAACCTACTCCTCTTGGGTTAAGCTTTTCAAACTTCATGCTTGTGGATACAAGGTCCTCTCCCACATTGATGGAACCACACCCCCAGCCAAAACAGATGAAGACTATGAGTCTTGGTCTGAGATTGACGCCATTGTTCTTCAATGGATCTACGGGACACTCTCAGACGATCTCCTCACCCGTGTTCTTGAACCAGATTCAATAGCTTACGAAGCTTGGACCAGAATACAGAATATTTTTCTCAATAACAAAGGTTCTAGGGCTGCTGATCTTGAACATGAATTCAACAACTTGACTCTTCGTGCGATGCCCTCTCTTGAAGATTATTGTTAA
- the LOC111877919 gene encoding uncharacterized protein LOC111877919: MATITLFPLSLAHSKVRTPNMKSPHLIIFLVIFFINDSIAADPATSIIFTTLGRSRYAFDIFSLPIDTTGTEIQLTDGNSVNFNGYFASSFNGNPITNPTFVDPQSTHLVYVTERNGSSSIYLDSIYHSGVDSTRKRSVLEAELTRYQHRLVGGSGGRISMKDRPSLVGDFLVYVSTHEETGVGRTSWAAVYSTQLSTKVTRRLTPQGVADFSPAVSPSGLWTAVASSGEKGWGGEVQELDTDIYVFLTQDGSRRVKVVEHGGWPSWADESTFFFHRQSDDGWWSIYMAILPKNKLFTVNSVTTQRVTPPGLHAFTPAASVTKKNIIAVATRRPGSDYRHIELYDIVSGSFKDLTRSIAPRANHYNPFISPDSSRVGYHKCRGSGSNSEVINNDMFLENIQTPKPRISLFRIDGSFPSFSPDGNQIAYVRLPGLYVVNSDGSDHREIAPDITAFSTAWNPTRKGVVYTSIGPTFASEATDVDIFAVEVDKDEPTFTKLTFGGQNNAFPSVSPDGKYIVFRSGRSGHKNLYIMNALEGEKGGLTQLTNGPWSDTMCNWSPDGDNIAFASDRHNPGSGSFALYMVHPNGTGLRQLIHSGSFGRTNHPWFSPNGKYIVFTSDYAAVSAEPISNPHHYQPYGDIFTMKLDGSELTRLTHNSYEDGTPCWGPKFMKPKDVEWPKGEEKCSFEDCTWLAISNSRDGEKIQCGG; encoded by the coding sequence ATGGCCACTATTACACTATTCCCACTGTCACTTGCCCACAGCAAAGTGCGAACCCCAAACATGAAATCCCCGCATCTTATCATCTTCCTCGTCATCTTCTTCATCAACGACTCGATCGCAGCTGACCCTGCTACCAGCATCATCTTCACTACACTCGGCCGATCAAGGTATGCCTTCGATATATTCTCCCTCCCAATTGACACCACTGGCACTGAAATCCAACTTACCGATGGCAACTCCGTCAATTTCAATGGCTACTTCGCCTCCTCCTTCAATGGAAATCCCATAACTAATCCTACCTTTGTTGACCCACAATCCACCCACCTCGTCTATGTCACTGAACGCAACGGATCATCCTCCATCTATCTCGACTCAATTTATCACTCTGGTGTGGACAGCACCAGAAAACGTTCGGTCCTTGAAGCTGAGTTAACTCGTTACCAACACCGTCTCGTGGGAGGCAGCGGCGGACGGATTTCGATGAAAGATAGGCCGAGTCTGGTGGGTGATTTCTTGGTATACGTGTCGACTCATGAGGAAACAGGTGTGGGTCGGACGAGTTGGGCTGCGGTTTACTCGACTCAGCTGTCAACCAAGGTAACTCGCCGGTTAACACCTCAAGGAGTAGCCGATTTCAGCCCGGCTGTGTCTCCGTCGGGTTTGTGGACGGCGGTGGCTTCTTCCGGAGAAAAAGGTTGGGGTGGGGAGGTGCAGGAACTCGATACGGATATATATGTTTTCTTGACTCAGGACGGGTCAAGACGAGTCAAGGTGGTGGAGCACGGTGGTTGGCCGAGTTGGGCAGATGAGTCGACGTTTTTCTTCCACCGGCAGAGTGACGATGGGTGGTGGAGCATTTATATGGCGATTCTTCCAAAAAATAAGCTCTTCACGGTTAACTCGGTGACGACTCAACGAGTCACTCCACCGGGTCTCCACGCGTTCACCCCAGCTGCTTCAGTAACCAAGAAGAATATTATTGCAGTAGCAACCAGGAGACCCGGTTCAGATTACCGTCATATAGAGCTGTACGACATCGTTTCTGGTTCATTTAAGGACTTGACCCGGTCAATTGCTCCACGGGCCAATCACTATAATCCATTTATATCACCAGATTCATCCCGGGTCGGTTATCACAAATGTAGAGGGTCGGGAAGCAATAGTGAGGTGATAAATAATGACATGTTTCTTGAAAATATCCAAACCCCAAAACCCCGGATTTCCCTATTCCGAATAGACGGATCATTTCCTTCATTTTCACCCGATGGAAATCAAATCGCTTATGTGCGTTTACCAGGTCTTTACGTGGTTAACAGTGACGGGTCGGATCATCGAGAGATTGCCCCAGATATTACTGCATTTTCAACAGCCTGGAACCCCACCCGCAAAGGGGTGGTCTACACAAGCATCGGACCCACCTTTGCGAGTGAGGCCACTGACGTTGATATATTCGCAGTAGAAGTTGATAAAGATGAACCGACTTTTACAAAACTCACATTCGGTGGACAAAACAACGCGTTTCCGTCGGTTTCACCCGATGGAAAATATATTGTTTTTAGGTCGGGTCGATCAGGCCATAAGAACTTGTACATCATGAATGCCCTTGAAGGTGAAAAAGGTGGTCTCACCCAATTGACCAATGGACCATGGTCTGACACAATGTGTAATTGGTCTCCAGATGGGGACAACATTGCATTTGCGTCAGACCGTCATAACCCTGGTTCGGGTAGTTTCGCACTGTATATGGTCCACCCGAATGGGACCGGGCTCCGACAGCTGATCCATAGTGGTTCGTTTGGACGTACAAACCACCCATGGTTCAGTCCGAATGGAAAGTACATTGTATTCACTTCGGATTATGCGGCTGTTTCAGCAGAACCAATATCCAATCCACATCACTATCAACCGTATGGAGATATATTTACTATGAAATTGGATGGTTCGGAGTTGACCAGATTGACACATAACTCGTATGAAGATGGAACGCCGTGTTGGGGTCCTAAGTTTATGAAGCCCAAGGACGTTGAGTGGCCAAAAGGTGAGGAAAAATGCTCGTTTGAGGATTGCACGTGGTTGGCGATAAGTAACTCACGTGATGGTGAAAAGATCCAATGTGGTGGTTAA